In a single window of the Drosophila subpulchrella strain 33 F10 #4 breed RU33 chromosome X, RU_Dsub_v1.1 Primary Assembly, whole genome shotgun sequence genome:
- the LOC119556979 gene encoding fibrinogen-like protein 1, which translates to MIKTLTGSIQSLQGEIKNRDSQISGQIEQQFKGITNNDDRVKSLTETVKDLESRLEIMGSQINNQAELIKAKNAEVVNLTFNNKLCTESMSKITDDLLKCNRQDSCPSEGPSDIYKINLRGISTIEAPCSSDGWLTIQKRFDGSENFDRPWKDYKEGFGNNRGEFFIGLEKLHVMTRERPHELYIKLGMVNGSTGYAHYDEFKIRSELESYELSIGTYNGTVGDSLDSHRNQKFTTLDRDNDQNNNGNCALGERGGWWYKRCAYSQLNGKFYKEGRSRDNKTNGITWGSWHDYWTDSLTFVEMMIRPKTL; encoded by the exons ATGATCAAGACATTGACAGGAAGTATCCAAAGTCTGCAGGgtgaaataaaaaacagaGACTCTCAGATCAGTGGTCAAATTGAACAACAATTCAAAGGCATTACGAATAATGACGACAGAGTAAAATCTCTGACCGAAACTGTAAAAGATTTGGAAAGTAGGCTAGAAATCATGGGTTCCCAAATCAATAATCAAGCAGAATTGATAAAAGCTAAAAATGCCGAGGTAGtgaatttaacatttaacaacAAATTGTGTACGGAATCCATGAGCAAAATAACCGATGATCTATTGAAGTGCAATCGACAGGACTCCTGCCCCAGCGAAGGTCCTAGTGATATTTACAAAATCAACCTGAGGGGGATAAGTACAATCGAAGCTCCCTGCAGTTCAGATGGTTGGCTAACTATTCAAAAACGTTTTGACGGCTCCGAGAACTTTGATCGACCCTGGAAGGACTATAAGGAAGGATTCGGAAATAATAGAGGAGAGTTTTTTATCGGGCTTGAGAAACTGCATGTTATGACCCGGGAACGTCCTCACGAACTTTACATTAAACTTGGCATGGTGAACGGATCCACAGGCTACGCTCATTATGATGAATTTAAGATTAGAAGTGAACTGGAGTCGTATGAGTTGTCGATAGGGACATATAATGGTACAGTCGGAGACTCTCTAGATAGCCATAGGAACCAAAAGTTTACTACACTTGACAGAGATAAtgatcaaaataataatggcAATTGCGCTTTAGGTGAAAGGGGTGGTTGGTGGTATAAACGTTGTGCATACAG CCAACTAAATGGAAAGTTTTATAAGGAGGGTCGTTCCAGAGACAACAAAACTAATGGAATTACTTGGGGTAGCTGGCATGACTATTGGACCGACTCGCTTACCTTTGTGGAAATGATGATCAGGCCCAAGACGTTGTGA